The genomic stretch TTCAAGATGAATTGACACCTCGGCAATATGGCCTGGTTTAATTATACCAGCTGCTGGAGTGACCTGATTCAAATTGCACAAATTTTGAATTGCACAAAGCGGTACTCTTGATCAACTATAATAGGTGTGTATAAGGGCGTGCTTATCAAGTGAAATCAAATGGTCATTAGTGCTGTGTGTGCAAGCAATTGGATTTATCTTTACCGCACCACCCCTTATTTTCACTGGCACTGTTCAATAACCAGTCCATTATAAACAAGTTAGACTCAAATTCAATGTTGAGGAGGACAAGCTCCTCATTTGAGACTCATTCGCAGGTTTGGTTCATGATAGCACGGAATGGTACAAAGGAATCCATTCAGCCGATCCCAATTACTTTGGGGTCAAGGCTCTGTTGTTCATAAATGAGTCGGACATTTTTACAGTCtcccatattttttttgaaagatcaaGATCAATATGATCTGGTATCCAGCAAAATGGCCCAAATAATGGGTCAAAGGAACAATTAAGGTTATCAGAGTATATTTTTCTGTGATGCAGGGAACTTACCTCAAGCCATTGCGGAAAGCCATAGGAACCTCTTGGATGATGATCTGATGCTTGTCCATTCTCATCAATTATAGACTGGCCTTCACAAATAATTTCGAACAAAGCATCATTTTCCCCACATTTATTTGGGATACGCAAAATTGTTGTATCCTGGTTTGGAAGGATTATGTTGTTTGTGCTGACAATAGTTTCTGGAATCTTGCTTAGTTCATCAATTATGTATCTAATTTCCTCATTTGATTTCATCATGTCTCCAAACTCTTGTCTCCTCACTGCATATTGCAGCCAACCCAGTCTTTCATGAGCGCACTAAACATATCGAGATCGATTGCCACTATATTTAAGCTCCAAGACGGTTTTGTAATAACAAGACATGTAAACTCTGAGCATCAATTGTCAGGTATCTTTATCAAGTCCTTGGGGAAAGAAATTTTTGCTCCTATGGTTTACAAGTTGGGAGTGCAGGATATCCACTCTCCAACTTGAAGGGAAGTGTTAAGAATAAGAATCCTATTAGAAATAGATAACTTGTTTTCTACTGTAAAACTAATTCTATAGGATGAATAATTGATTCCTTATCTATCTAAATAACTATAAGTgcttttatataaatatgtgATGTGATCAAGAATACAATTCATTCAAGCAAATTCTATTCCctcttttcaatttaaagtGACCGCAGCACTTGCAAGATTCGGTGGCAAATCTGTGGCAAATGTAAgttcaagaaaaaagagagaaaattcgGTCAAAAATAACGCAAAgggtattgaattgattgattactcgtgtgtgtgtgtgtgtgtgtgtgtgttccaAGAATTGTAGCGTGAAAACATCTCTTACGTTCAAATTAAGCTAATCTGTTATTATTCCATCGGGACCATGGGGTTTGACGTCAAGAAACATAAATCACACAAGCAGATGTCACCCAAGATGGGGTTGTAGACAAGGATGAGTTGGATGATCTCATCAAATATGCTTATCAACTTGGGTATAAGGTTGCTTAGAgctttaaaatgtaattaaggATGTGCCGCTGTGCATGTGATTGCATATAAGTGTGTGGTTTGCCGTGGCAtcatttggggaaaaaaaacatgctagatgaattaaaagcaataaaagTGTTCTTCGGCCCTTGTTTTTCTAATTACAaccaattgtatttttaaactagtttttttgcACACTGAAAATACTCCATTCTTCCGATCCATTCAAAGATGTTTCCACATCTAAACTAAGAAGGTTATAAGAACATTCAGAGTGTTCTTCCAATGGATAATGCCCACCATTACTGTTGAGCCAAAAAAGACCATATATCTTAGGGGggaaaatgaataaattgaaaattcatttttccGTACATTTATAAATTGACAAATCAGTCCCTAGAAATTGTAAGTTCTATTCAGCATTCAGACTCGCCTAAGAACTGAAGACATACAAGAATTGGCATTGGATCaaactgaaagaaaaaattatttacaagcGCTCAGCTTGTAAAAGCAATGGAAGCATTAACAATGACCAGTGCCATGATTTGTTAGGGTCCTGAACTTCTGAATAAGCATGTTGGAGAAACTGAACTGGCAGTTTGGACATTGTTCTGTCGTGCAAGAACATGCttgtcatgcatttttttttttattaaaatagatattcgGTCAGCTTGCGCGCGTCTTAACTAATCCAATAAATcttaaagttaacgaccatgtaaacttTCAGTAACTATCATATTAGCAATTATAGGGTTCAAATCTgaaaccacataaaaaataaatcttttagcTCCAAACTTTTACTACTAAATCCTTTATTATATGCTTGCCATGCACAATCTTCTTTGATGAGGTTTGTGGCTCCCCTGTCTTTGTATTCATTAGTTTccagttaattaatttgatatgatgGATATCTGTACTGGAAAGATAGAAGACTGAAATATTTGGCATTTTCCTTACTCTAGTGAACTCTGAATTTTGTGTGCATTGGAAATTCCAAAGTACTCCATGTTTGTATTGTTCTTTCCTCTTTGATCTATTTGACTTTAATTTGTGAGATTCAAATTTAATGACCTTTAAAGTACTCACAGTGGGTTTTCTGGCTGATGAGGCGTTCTGAACATTGCATGTGCTCTTCTGGGTAATCTGAGATCCATTAAGTTTGTTGTACTTTGCTAGtgattcattttgttttatggaGGTGGATGCTTTGACGACAACTCGTGGAAAAGAAGGGGGGTGGGTTGTCGAGCGGGTTTTAAACAAGGTCAATAACCTGCAATAACATTTCCTGAATGGAAACGTGCGTCTTTCTCCCCTCTCCTCTCCATTTCTCTCATAGAAGCTTGTGTTTCTGGTGGCAGGCCTGAGGTGATGGAAAGGCTTTCAATAACCTTAACTTCTTTAAGACTTATTTCTTATaaagtatgttttttatatctttaagaATTATGTATGAtctctatggttttttttttatttattttgaaactcaTTACAATTTTCTTACGCCGGGACCTTTGCTTTCAATAACCTTAACGTCCTCATTAGCTGAGTTCAAAGCTTCGGACTCGTCTTCACTAATCTCCTCTAATTAACTAATTGTAGGTCTTAAGCTTGCATCTCTCCCATAGGTTTAGACATGAACAGGAATAGGGAAATATATAGAAGTGTATCTGTggtccaaaataaaaggatcaaAGATAAGCAAAGATCAGAACATATCCGTAAAGCAGAGCATTTTTTATATGGAATATTGCATGGAGATAAGTCGGTGTGTATATGGACTGCACTATTGAACTGATTGATTGATTACTcgagccatatatatatatatatatatatatatatgccttgCTTTCAAACTAACTTGCAACAATCGTAGCGTGAAAACATCTCTTACGTTCAAATTAAGCGAATCTCTTATTATTCCATCGGGACCATGGGTGTTCAAGTCATGAACAAGACACCACACGGGCTACCTGTTTCTCGGCTAACTGAAGAGCAGTTGAGGGCAATTTTCATGGAGTGCGATATCAATAAGGACGGTCTTCTCAGCAAGAAAGAGCTAAAGCAAGCCTTCGGTCGTCTGGGTGCCTTGATCCCTGCCTTTAGAGCCTACCGTGGGCTGCACCATGCCGATGCCAACCACGATGGGGTTGTAGACAAGGATGAGCTCGATGAACTCATCAAATATGCTTATCGTCTTGGGTACAAGGTTACTTAGAgctttaaaatgtaattaagcAAGGTTGTGCCGCTGTGCATGCGATGTGTGGCTTGCCGTGGCGTCAACtggggaaaaataaataaataaaacttattttctatGTGGTTTTTAGAAGAGATGGTTCTCCCTGCATGTGATCAAAGATCAATCCAATAGCAAGATgggtgttttattattatatggaGCTCCAGCCCTTTTACCTTTGCAAGAAGTAAAACTACAGGCCCATTGAAATTGATCCACGCATCATTTATTCAAGAACGATGCCTCATATTGATCTTTTTCAATTGAGAACTAAATTAAAACGAAGAAAAATGCATATATTCAGACTCGCCTCAAAAACTGAAGACATACAAAAAATCAGCATTGGATCAACCTGAAAGAAAAACTATTCACAAGCACTCAACTTCTAAAAGCAATGAAAGCAAGAAGGCTTGTGTTATTTACACGAAGATGATTGTAAAGAATGGAGAAGGGAGAACAACTCGTCGGTGCTTTGCCATTCAACAACTGTAAATGATTTCCATTTATGGACTCTGCAAGTTACGCAGGTGTCTGACCACATCATAGGAACTGCTAAGACGTTGGTAATCAGCCCGGTGAAGAAGATTTCCTTGGACTTGCTCCGAACCATTGGGTCTTGGGTCAAGTTGTGCTGTTTGTGATGAACAGCAGTGGCGCACACGTATCCGGTGGTTTCTTGTCTCATTTGTGTTGCAAGTTCCACGAACTTTCACCACCAATATAGCTTCCTTGTCTCTGGTGTCTTCACACCATGAATTTTGAGGGACACCATCAAGAAAAACTTCTAAAGTGGGGAAATCTTCAAGATGAATTGACACCTCGGCAATATGGCCTGGTTTAATTATACCAGCTGCTGGAGTGACCTGATTCAAATTGCACAAATTTTGAAATGCTCAAAGCGGTACTCTTGATCACCTATAATAGGTATATAAGGGCGTGTTTATCAAGTGAAATCGAATGGTCATTAGTTCTGTGTGTACAAGCAATTGGATTTATCTTTACCGCACCACCCCTTATTTTCACTGGCACTGTTCAATAACCAGTCCATTATAAACAAGTTAGACTCAAATTCAATGTTGAGGAGGACAAGCTCCTCATTTAGAGACTCATTCGCAGGTTTGGTTCATGATAGCACGGAATGGTACAAAGGAATCCATTCAGCCGATCCCAATTACTTTGGGGTCAAGGCTCTGTTGTTCATAAATGAGTCGGACATTTTTACAGTCtcccatattttttttgaaagatcaaGATCAATATGATCTGGTATCCAGCAAAATGGCCCAAATAATGGGTCAAAGGAACAATTAAGGTTATCAGAGTATATTTTTCTGTGATGCAGGGAACTTACCTCAAGCCATTGCGGAAAGCCATAGGAACCTCTTGGATGATGATCTGATGCTTGTCCATTCTCATCAATTATAGACTGGCCTTCACAAATAATTTCGAACAAAGCATCATTTTCCCCACATTTATTTGTGATACGCAAAATTGTTGTATCCTGGTTTGGAAGGATTATGTTGTTTGTGCTGACAATAGTTTCTGGAATCTTGCTTAGTTCATCAATTATGTATCTAATTTCCTCATTTGATTTCATAATGTCTCCAAACTCTTGTCTCCTCACTGACTCATCAACTCGTGCAATATCAACACTGAATATGCAACGAACAGGCTTGTGATCACTGTCGGTTACATCCATGCAAGCATCGTACCTATACAATAGATAGCAAGTTATAGACATGTGTGTGTGGGCGCACGCGGCCGGGCATGAACTTATCCCTAAAGTGATATTATTCCCTATGATGCAAGTGGACAAACTAGCTAATGCTCAGGTAAATGCAGACATTGTCTAGGCAAAGGATGAGTCTTAGTTAATCAACACAAATTTATCTTTTAGCAGGTATATCTTTATTCCCTGTACACATCAGAAAACCTTACTAAGAAAACTTACTGAGATATCAAAGAAACAACAGGACAGTCTAAGCAGCATTCAGATACATGAGCTGACCGGCTATCACGATATAGTACCCTGTCACACCAAGCAGGGATGCGCTTCTTTTCACCTGAATCATACCCTGCAGGTAGTTGCAGCAGTTAAAAGTAATAAAACTTCTGACTATCCATAACATAAAAGCTGGAAAAAGATACTGTAGCCTATTGATACTCCCCCTCTCTCCCAGGGGGTTCTCAATCTGATTTATTACTCATGGTTACCTACACATATCATATACTTAACAAAACATCCAAAAGGGATCAATTAGCAACCAATTCCTGCCTCAATAATCCAAGTGAGGCAGAAATCTCCGTAATGTACAGTAAGCATACCTGCTAAACCAGGTTGGTGCTTTTCAAACTTGTATGTGGGAGGAAATCTAATAACTGCTTCACGCATTCCTTGGAACACTTTTCCAACTCCCATTTCTGTTCGGAGTTGGTCCTTTTCTCTAAGCCAATCAAAGCTTCTCTGAGACACAAAATCCCTTGCTTCATCATAAGATATACCATCAAGCCGATAATTAAAATCACCAAGAAATATGACCATGTCTGCCTCTGATAACTCGGGTATTCCTTCTGGAGAGTGACCACCCATAACCTAAACGTGCATGCCAAGtaaatgaaaacatatataGAACGCAACATAAAGTCAACATAGCTGCTCCTCATTAGATGCATATACATACGTTTGCACCACCAAGAATTTGGACTGCAGATGAAGTGCCAGCTGCAAAAGAAAGGAGCAATGGCAAGCCAGTTCTATAAACAAATAGCAGACAAtcgagcaagacaagaacaggTATGACACCATACCGGTTGCAGCATTGAAGAAGTTAGATGGTCGGACAAAGGTCATTGTTCGATATACATGGTCAAAATCAGCATTGCGACGATTGACCGCTTCTAAATGTGCTGCAAAGTGACAATTAATGAAGCACATTACCCGATCATATACCCTAATCCTCAAACCAACAGCACCCTGCACAGTCAACAATTAGCCAcaccaataaaaagaatagttcGAGAAGGCATGTAATAAAAAGCAAAGCAGTGTAAAGAAAAGATTTGTGAGGTAGTTACAACTTGAATCCAAGATATTCAATTGataagtgaaaaaataatttttttttccctttaaacaGGTAACTTTAATCAGGCAAAGACAAACACAGTTCCTGAAAATAATGCACGGGCAGAACAGGCAAAACTGTAATTGCTCCACAGAAAGAATAAACAATCATTTGGGCATGGGATATGGTAATAGAACACACGGAGAACGGGAAGCAGAGTAATTTCCACTATTGTGTAGTTGTTGCCTGTTATGCTGCCATTAATTCCGTATTAACAGAGAACCTATAAACTATAAAACCTCAGCAGCAGTGCTAGTAGCTATATATATCGAAATTTCTTCCTTGAATAATGTGATGGTTTATCTCTACATGTCCAGCTCATTCACAGATAACGTTCCTTGTCAATGTTAATAGTCATCCATTGCAGTTTCGCAGGTCCCGTGGTCATCGAAGAAAACAAGCTTTTTCTGGAGTATTCCAATGGTTTATAATCACGTTGATTAGAGAAAGATCTAACTTCTATTTATTACTTCTATTTTGTCACATGGGATTTGTTTCTTTGacacatttattttcttatactaACGagtacttatattttttaaattaagtggGGTGCATTTACATTATTATAAGAAAGGAGGttacatttttctttgtattcATGAATTCTTTTTTACAATGTAGATGTTTTGTGATTCTTacaaacaatttctttttgaaaatgataagagataaaataaaataatgtaagtGGAGGTTGATCCACTAAAACTTCTAATTATACATTAAgttgtatttaatttaattattaagatttaaaCAGATAACTTTAATCAGGCAAAGACAAACACAGTTCCTAAAAATAATGCACGGGCAGAGTTggtagaaaacaaaacatggaAAGGCATACCTTATTACCAATTGCACGCCCAAAGCCACATGGAACTGCAGCAGCATCAACATCCCCAACATGACCTTTAAGATTATTTCTAACCCTGCCATACAATTATTCAATTATCAGAACCAAGATAGCCATCAAGGGCTCAGACGAATGAGATTTAATAGAAAAGTTGCACATGCCTAAGCTAGAACTGAACATAAAGTTACAGAGGGCTGACATCACAATTAAATTGAATCAAGTTATTATGTGGATTCCATTTCAGGACCAAATTAAGCAGCCTCACTGCATACACCCTTCACCACAACCAAAGAAATAAAAGGGTaaacataaaaaggaaaaatgtaAAGGGCTCATATTCCAATTTTATAATGCTGGCCTTCTAGTGAGCACATTTCTTTTATACATGCAGATATGCCGATCTAACATGATGAACTCACTTGAAATATGATTTATAACAAtgaaattatcaattttatccaGCCATACAAACATCCATTGATGATAAACACTAAAGGcctaatttcatatttttatcataatccATAGATACTGACCACATGGCAATCAGCAAGCCTGCTAGCTGCCTAGAACCAGCACGTTCAAATGTTGACCCTTCATCCAATGTTTTGCCAATCATATCCAGCCACCACTGCCCAGCAGAACTGCCCTCCAGTCCAACCTGCAgttgaaaggaaaaaacaaatagcatgaGACAGCAAAATTGGTGAGAGAAGAAAAGCAAGGGTAATTATAATATAAGCATAATCATAAAAGAGAATGTTGAGACAAGAAGTTTAACAGCATTGTTTCATTCCAATTATCCTTGCTTTCATTTATTTGAGGAAAGGTCATTTACAACCAGCTTATCAAAAACATCATAGACAACTTTCATTGTGATGGCTGCCTAGCAAATCACCCCACATTGCCCTATCCTAAAGCG from Populus alba chromosome 8, ASM523922v2, whole genome shotgun sequence encodes the following:
- the LOC118055786 gene encoding type II inositol polyphosphate 5-phosphatase 15 isoform X2, which produces MVGDLWSGSEGGVIKMWPWEDLEKAFSFTAEERHMAALSVERSYIDIRNQVTMNGFSNVLNSDVRYLLSDNSRAKVWSAGFQSFALWDAHTRELLKMFNIDGQIERLDMLSGQDLTFEDDTKMKIVAGSKKEKMQTSFGFFQRSRNAIMGAADAVRRVAVKGGFGDDNRRTEALIITTDGMIWTGCANGSLVQWDGNGNRLQHFQYQPVAVQCLCTFGLQIWVGYASGIVQVLDLEGNLLGGWVAHSSQVIKMAVGGGCVFTLANHGSIRGWNVMSPGPLDGILRSELAGKEFLYTRIENLKILAGTWNVAQGRASQDSLVSWLGSAAGDVGIVVVGLQEVEMGAGVLAMSAAKETVGLEGSSAGQWWLDMIGKTLDEGSTFERAGSRQLAGLLIAMWVRNNLKGHVGDVDAAAVPCGFGRAIGNKGAVGLRIRVYDRVMCFINCHFAAHLEAVNRRNADFDHVYRTMTFVRPSNFFNAATAGTSSAVQILGGANVMGGHSPEGIPELSEADMVIFLGDFNYRLDGISYDEARDFVSQRSFDWLREKDQLRTEMGVGKVFQGMREAVIRFPPTYKFEKHQPGLAGYDSGEKKRIPAWCDRVLYRDSRSAHVSECCLDCPVVSLISQYDACMDVTDSDHKPVRCIFSVDIARVDESVRRQEFGDIMKSNEEIRYIIDELSKIPETIVSTNNIILPNQDTTILRITNKCGENDALFEIICEGQSIIDENGQASDHHPRGSYGFPQWLEVTPAAGIIKPGHIAEVSIHLEDFPTLEVFLDGVPQNSWCEDTRDKEAILVVKVRGTCNTNETRNHRIRVRHCCSSQTAQLDPRPNGSEQVQGNLLHRADYQRLSSSYDVVRHLRNLQSP
- the LOC140955904 gene encoding type II inositol polyphosphate 5-phosphatase 15-like; the encoded protein is MMKSNEEIRYIIDELSKIPETIVSTNNIILPNQDTTILRIPNKCGENDALFEIICEGQSIIDENGQASDHHPRGSYGFPQWLEVTPAAGIIKPGHIAEVSIHLEDFPTLEVFLDGAPQNSWCEDTRDKEAILVVKVRGTCNTNETRNHRIRVRHCCSSQTAQLDPGPNGSDQVQGNLLHRADYQHLSSSYDVVSHLRNLRSP